A genomic stretch from Erwinia sp. E_sp_B01_1 includes:
- the rpsD gene encoding 30S ribosomal protein S4, translating into MARYLGPKLKLSRREGTDLFLKSGVRAIDTKCKIEQPPGQHGARKPRLSDYGVQLREKQKVRRTYGVLERQFRNYYKEAARLKGNTGENLLALLEGRLDNVVYRMGFGATRAESRQLVSHKSIMVNGRVVSIASYQVTPNDVVSIREKAKKQSRVKAALELAEQREKPTWLEVDATKMEGVFKRIPERTDLSADINEHLIVELYSK; encoded by the coding sequence ATGGCAAGATATTTGGGTCCTAAGCTCAAGCTGAGCCGTCGCGAAGGTACCGACCTCTTTTTGAAGTCAGGCGTTCGCGCGATTGATACCAAGTGTAAGATTGAACAACCCCCTGGTCAGCACGGTGCGCGTAAACCGCGTCTGTCTGATTACGGCGTTCAGTTACGTGAAAAGCAGAAAGTTCGTCGTACCTACGGCGTGCTGGAGCGTCAGTTCCGTAACTATTATAAAGAAGCAGCACGTCTGAAAGGCAACACGGGTGAAAACCTGTTAGCTCTGCTGGAAGGTCGTCTGGATAACGTAGTTTACCGTATGGGCTTTGGCGCTACTCGTGCAGAATCACGTCAGTTAGTTAGCCACAAATCTATCATGGTAAACGGCCGCGTTGTCAGCATCGCTTCTTATCAGGTAACTCCGAATGACGTTGTTAGCATCCGTGAGAAAGCCAAAAAGCAGTCTCGCGTGAAAGCCGCTCTGGAGCTGGCTGAACAGCGTGAAAAGCCAACCTGGCTGGAAGTTGATGCGACTAAGATGGAAGGTGTGTTCAAACGTATTCCTGAACGTACCGATCTGTCTGCGGACATTAACGAACACCTGATCGTCGAGCTTTACTCCAAGTAA
- the rpoA gene encoding DNA-directed RNA polymerase subunit alpha: MQGSVTEFLKPRLVDIEQVSSTHAKVTLEPLERGFGHTLGNALRRILLSSMPGCAVTEVEIDGVLHEYSTKEGVQEDILEILLNLKGLAVRVQGKDEVILTLNKSGIGPVTAADITHDGDVEIVKPQHVICHLTDENAAISMRIKIQRGRGYVPASARIHSEEDERPIGRLLVDACYSPVERIAYNVEAARVEQRTDLDKLVIEMETNGTIDPEEAIRRAATILAEQLEAFVDLRDVRQPEVKEEKPEFDPILLRPVDDLELTVRSANCLKAEAIHYIGDLVQRTEVELLKTPNLGKKSLTEIKDVLASRGLSLGMRLENWPPASIADE; the protein is encoded by the coding sequence ATGCAGGGTTCTGTGACAGAGTTTCTAAAACCGCGCCTGGTAGATATCGAGCAAGTGAGTTCGACGCATGCCAAGGTGACCCTTGAGCCTTTAGAGCGTGGCTTTGGCCATACTCTTGGTAACGCACTGCGCCGTATTCTGCTTTCATCAATGCCGGGTTGTGCGGTGACCGAGGTTGAAATTGATGGTGTACTGCATGAGTACAGCACCAAAGAGGGCGTACAGGAAGATATCCTGGAAATCCTGCTCAACCTGAAAGGGCTGGCGGTAAGAGTTCAGGGGAAAGATGAAGTTATTCTTACCTTGAATAAATCTGGCATTGGCCCTGTGACTGCAGCCGATATCACCCATGATGGTGATGTCGAAATCGTCAAGCCTCAGCATGTGATCTGTCACCTGACTGATGAGAACGCGGCTATTAGCATGCGTATCAAAATTCAGCGTGGTCGTGGTTATGTGCCGGCTTCAGCCCGAATTCATTCGGAAGAAGATGAGCGCCCGATCGGTCGTCTGTTGGTAGATGCCTGTTACAGCCCTGTAGAGCGTATTGCCTACAATGTTGAAGCAGCGCGTGTAGAACAGCGTACTGACCTGGACAAGCTGGTCATCGAAATGGAAACCAACGGCACTATTGATCCTGAAGAAGCGATCCGCCGTGCGGCTACCATCCTGGCTGAACAACTTGAAGCTTTCGTTGATTTACGTGATGTACGTCAACCAGAAGTTAAAGAAGAGAAACCAGAATTCGATCCGATCTTGCTGCGCCCTGTTGACGATCTGGAATTGACTGTCCGCTCTGCTAACTGCCTTAAGGCAGAAGCTATCCACTACATCGGTGATCTGGTACAGCGTACCGAGGTTGAGCTGCTTAAAACGCCTAACCTTGGTAAAAAATCTCTTACTGAGATTAAAGATGTGTTGGCTTCTCGTGGTTTGTCACTGGGCATGCGCCTGGAAAACTGGCCACCCGCTAGCATCGCTGATGAATAA
- the rplQ gene encoding 50S ribosomal protein L17: protein MRHRKSGRQLNRNSSHRQAMFRNMAGSLVRHEIIKTTLPKAKELRRVVEPLITLAKTDSVANRRLAFARTRDNEIVAKLFNELGPRFASRAGGYTRILKCGFRAGDNAPMAYIELVDRPEAQAEAVAE from the coding sequence ATGCGCCATCGTAAGAGTGGTCGTCAACTGAACCGCAACAGCAGCCATCGTCAGGCTATGTTCCGCAACATGGCTGGCTCTTTGGTTCGTCACGAGATTATCAAGACGACCCTGCCAAAGGCGAAAGAGCTGCGTCGTGTAGTTGAGCCGCTGATTACTCTTGCCAAGACCGATAGCGTAGCTAATCGTCGTCTGGCATTCGCCCGTACTCGTGATAACGAGATCGTGGCAAAACTGTTTAACGAGCTGGGCCCGCGTTTCGCGAGCCGTGCCGGTGGTTACACTCGCATTCTGAAGTGTGGCTTCCGCGCTGGTGACAACGCTCCGATGGCTTACATCGAGTTAGTTGATCGTCCAGAAGCTCAAGCAGAAGCTGTAGCAGAGTAA
- a CDS encoding DUF1992 domain-containing protein: protein MWLIDQLVEQHISEAQIKGEFDNLPGSGKRVVLDDDSHVPAELRAAYRLLKNSGHLPPELELRREAVELSELLAGIDPSDTSYQQYAKKLLPLELKLKQAGMSTSFLKGRYQTQFNQRFRGEK from the coding sequence ATGTGGCTAATTGATCAGCTGGTAGAACAACACATCTCTGAAGCTCAAATCAAAGGTGAATTCGATAATCTTCCCGGAAGTGGCAAAAGAGTGGTGCTGGATGATGACAGCCATGTCCCGGCTGAGCTCAGAGCAGCTTATCGTCTTTTAAAGAACTCAGGCCATCTTCCCCCCGAGCTGGAACTACGGCGTGAGGCTGTTGAACTTTCCGAATTGCTTGCCGGTATCGATCCATCCGATACCAGTTATCAGCAATATGCTAAAAAACTACTACCCCTTGAGCTAAAACTTAAGCAGGCAGGGATGAGTACATCATTTCTCAAAGGGAGATACCAAACCCAGTTCAACCAGCGCTTTAGAGGAGAAAAATGA
- the zntR gene encoding Zn(2+)-responsive transcriptional regulator, translating into MFKIGQLAKLAEVTPDTIRYYEKQQMMDHEIRTEGGFRLYGENDLQRLKFIRYGRQLGFSLEAIRELLSIRVDPEHHTCHESKTIVQTRLTEVETMIGELQNMQRSLQRLNDACCGTAHSSVYCSILEALEKGEISPAD; encoded by the coding sequence ATGTTCAAAATTGGACAGCTCGCAAAGTTAGCCGAGGTTACACCAGATACTATTCGCTACTATGAAAAACAGCAGATGATGGATCATGAAATCCGTACAGAAGGAGGATTTCGTCTTTACGGTGAAAACGATCTGCAGCGGCTGAAGTTTATCCGTTATGGCAGACAGTTGGGTTTTAGTCTGGAGGCAATAAGAGAGCTTCTGTCGATCCGGGTGGATCCAGAACATCATACCTGCCACGAGTCTAAAACCATTGTTCAGACCCGCCTGACCGAAGTAGAAACAATGATTGGCGAATTGCAGAATATGCAGCGCTCACTGCAAAGGCTGAACGATGCCTGCTGTGGCACGGCACACAGCAGCGTTTACTGCTCAATACTTGAGGCACTGGAAAAGGGAGAAATTTCTCCAGCGGATTGA
- a CDS encoding alternative ribosome-rescue factor A: MSGYQHKKGVIRDNALEALLHDPLFKVRIEVNQKGKGSYRRKDKYNKKGNWEASGKESFTTGLLLLRNKKTADGGFILA, from the coding sequence ATGTCAGGCTATCAACATAAAAAAGGCGTTATTCGGGACAATGCGCTTGAGGCTCTGTTACACGACCCGCTTTTCAAAGTCCGTATTGAAGTGAATCAGAAAGGGAAAGGGAGCTACCGACGTAAGGACAAATACAATAAGAAGGGTAACTGGGAGGCCAGTGGTAAAGAGAGCTTTACCACTGGCCTTCTGCTTTTGAGGAATAAAAAAACCGCCGATGGCGGTTTTATACTGGCCTGA
- the mscL gene encoding large-conductance mechanosensitive channel protein MscL — MSLFKEFRDFAMRGNVVDLAVGVIIGAAFGKIVSALVANIIMPPLGLLIGGVDFKSFAWVLKPAVGDTPAVIMQYGIFIQTVFDFIIVAFAIFMAVKLMNKLHKKKEVEKPVAKPGAEEVLLTEIRDLLKQKNGQL, encoded by the coding sequence ATGAGTTTATTCAAAGAGTTTCGCGATTTTGCGATGCGCGGCAACGTTGTCGACCTGGCGGTCGGTGTCATTATTGGTGCCGCATTCGGCAAAATCGTGTCTGCTCTGGTGGCGAATATTATTATGCCACCGCTGGGGTTACTGATTGGTGGGGTAGATTTCAAATCCTTCGCATGGGTACTGAAACCTGCTGTTGGCGATACACCTGCCGTTATTATGCAATACGGTATCTTCATTCAGACCGTGTTTGATTTCATCATTGTCGCTTTCGCCATCTTTATGGCGGTCAAACTGATGAACAAGCTGCATAAGAAGAAAGAAGTCGAAAAACCTGTAGCAAAACCAGGTGCAGAAGAAGTTCTCTTAACTGAAATCCGTGACTTGCTTAAGCAGAAAAACGGCCAGCTCTGA
- the trkA gene encoding Trk system potassium transporter TrkA: MKIIILGAGQVGGTLAENLVGENNDITVVDTDSTRLRQLQDKFDLRVIQGHGSHPRVLREAGAEDADMLVAVTNSDETNMVACQVAYSLFNTPNRIARIRAPDYLRDADKLFIPEAIPIDHLISPEQLVIDNIYRLIEYPGALQVVNFAEGKVSLAVVKAYYGGPLVGNALTVMREHMPHIDTRVAAIFRQDRPIRPQGSTIVEAGDEVFFIAASQNIRAVMSEYQRLEKPYKRIMIVGGGNIGSGLAQRLEKNYSVKLIERDQQRAAELAEVLQNTIVFHGDASDQELLDEEHIDQIDLFIAITNDDEANIMSAMLAKRMGAKKVMVLIQRKAYVDLVQGSVIDIAISPQQATISALLGHVRKADIVGVSSLRRGVAEAIEAIAHGDETTSRVVGKPIDDIKLPPGTIIGAVVRGDDVMIANNNLRIEQGDHVIMFLTDKKFVPDVERLFQPSPFFL, from the coding sequence ATGAAAATAATCATTCTTGGCGCCGGTCAGGTCGGTGGCACACTCGCCGAAAACCTGGTTGGTGAAAACAACGACATTACTGTTGTAGATACTGATTCGACACGCCTGCGTCAGTTGCAGGATAAATTCGACCTGCGTGTTATCCAGGGACATGGTTCACACCCGCGTGTGCTTCGTGAGGCAGGCGCTGAAGATGCCGATATGCTGGTTGCGGTGACCAACTCAGATGAAACCAATATGGTCGCCTGTCAGGTAGCTTATTCACTGTTCAATACGCCCAATCGTATTGCCCGTATTCGTGCGCCGGATTACCTCCGGGATGCAGACAAACTCTTTATTCCTGAAGCGATTCCGATTGATCATTTAATCTCTCCGGAGCAACTGGTGATCGATAACATTTACCGGTTGATCGAATATCCCGGCGCCCTGCAGGTAGTGAATTTTGCCGAGGGCAAGGTCAGCCTGGCAGTGGTAAAAGCCTATTATGGCGGTCCACTGGTGGGAAATGCGTTGACTGTAATGCGCGAGCATATGCCGCATATTGATACCAGGGTAGCGGCTATCTTCCGCCAGGATCGTCCAATACGCCCGCAGGGGTCGACGATCGTAGAGGCGGGTGACGAGGTATTCTTTATTGCAGCCAGCCAGAATATTCGCGCGGTAATGAGTGAGTATCAACGTCTTGAAAAACCCTACAAGCGCATCATGATAGTCGGTGGCGGTAATATTGGCTCAGGTCTCGCTCAACGACTGGAAAAAAATTACAGCGTGAAGCTGATCGAGCGCGATCAACAACGGGCGGCTGAACTGGCGGAAGTTCTGCAAAACACTATTGTATTTCATGGTGATGCTTCGGATCAGGAACTGCTGGATGAAGAGCATATCGATCAAATCGATCTCTTTATTGCCATCACTAATGATGACGAAGCAAACATTATGTCGGCGATGCTGGCGAAGCGGATGGGTGCCAAAAAAGTCATGGTGCTTATTCAACGCAAGGCTTATGTCGATCTTGTGCAGGGTAGCGTCATTGATATCGCCATATCTCCGCAACAGGCCACCATTTCTGCTTTACTGGGACATGTACGCAAAGCCGATATTGTTGGCGTTTCCTCTCTCAGACGTGGCGTCGCGGAAGCCATTGAAGCTATTGCCCATGGTGATGAAACAACCTCCAGAGTAGTTGGCAAACCCATTGATGATATCAAACTCCCTCCCGGGACTATCATTGGTGCGGTTGTCCGTGGGGATGACGTAATGATTGCCAACAACAATCTGCGTATTGAACAGGGCGATCACGTGATTATGTTTCTCACCGATAAGAAGTTTGTTCCTGATGTGGAACGGTTGTTCCAACCCAGCCCATTTTTCCTTTAA
- the rsmB gene encoding 16S rRNA (cytosine(967)-C(5))-methyltransferase RsmB, translating into MKKNTNLRSVAAQTIEKVVEQGQSLSNVLPAAQKLLAEKDAALLQELCYGVLRTLPQLEWIIGQLMDRPMTGKQRTIHFLVMVGLYQLMYTRIPAHAALAETVEGAVSLKRQQFKGLINGVLRQFQRKQEELTQRMNDGDQQYLHPKWLLERLKRAWPDNWETIVEANNQRPPMWLRVNRQHHSREGWLALLQESGKAAFPSSLHPDALRLESPCPVSQLPGFDQGWVTIQDASAQGCVTLLDPQNGESILDLCAAPGGKTTHILEAAPQADVMAVDIDAQRLARIDENLLRLNMTAEVKVGDGCFPESWCGDRQFDRILLDAPCSATGVIRRHPDIKWLRRDRDIAELAALQQQILDAIWPHLKSGGTLLYATCSILPEENHQQVASFLSRHEDASLAETGNAEQPGLQVFPATDGGDGFFYAKLLKR; encoded by the coding sequence ATGAAAAAAAATACCAACCTGCGCAGCGTTGCTGCCCAGACTATCGAAAAAGTGGTCGAACAGGGCCAGTCGCTGAGTAACGTGCTGCCCGCTGCACAGAAATTACTGGCGGAGAAAGATGCCGCGCTCCTGCAGGAGCTCTGCTACGGCGTATTGCGGACATTGCCTCAGCTTGAATGGATTATTGGCCAACTGATGGACCGCCCTATGACGGGTAAACAGCGGACCATACACTTTTTAGTGATGGTTGGCCTTTATCAGCTGATGTATACCCGGATACCGGCGCATGCAGCGCTTGCTGAAACTGTTGAAGGGGCAGTGTCGTTGAAACGTCAGCAGTTTAAGGGGCTGATAAACGGCGTATTGCGCCAGTTCCAGCGTAAGCAGGAAGAGCTGACTCAGCGTATGAACGATGGCGATCAGCAATATCTTCATCCGAAATGGCTGCTGGAAAGGCTGAAACGTGCCTGGCCAGACAACTGGGAAACCATCGTTGAAGCCAATAACCAACGTCCCCCCATGTGGCTTCGCGTAAATCGCCAGCATCACAGTCGTGAAGGCTGGCTGGCTTTGCTACAGGAATCCGGTAAAGCTGCCTTTCCCTCTTCCCTTCATCCGGACGCACTGAGACTGGAGTCGCCTTGCCCGGTATCACAACTGCCAGGGTTCGATCAGGGATGGGTAACCATTCAGGATGCCTCTGCTCAGGGATGTGTGACGCTGCTTGATCCTCAAAATGGTGAGTCAATCCTCGATCTTTGTGCCGCACCCGGCGGGAAAACTACCCATATCCTGGAAGCTGCTCCCCAGGCAGACGTCATGGCTGTTGATATTGATGCACAGCGCCTGGCCAGAATTGACGAGAACTTGTTGCGGCTTAACATGACCGCAGAAGTGAAAGTGGGGGATGGCTGTTTCCCTGAAAGCTGGTGTGGCGATCGCCAGTTCGATCGAATTCTGTTAGATGCACCCTGCTCGGCAACCGGCGTCATTCGCCGCCATCCTGATATAAAGTGGTTACGCAGGGATCGCGATATTGCTGAACTGGCTGCCCTGCAACAGCAGATTCTGGATGCCATCTGGCCTCATCTGAAATCTGGCGGCACCTTGCTTTATGCAACCTGCTCTATTCTGCCAGAAGAGAATCATCAACAGGTTGCTTCTTTCCTGAGTCGTCATGAAGATGCCAGCCTGGCAGAAACTGGCAACGCAGAGCAACCAGGCCTGCAAGTCTTCCCCGCCACAGACGGTGGAGATGGTTTCTTCTACGCGAAATTGTTAAAACGATAG